DNA from Desulfovibrio sp. X2:
CGCCGTTGTCGTCCATCTGCCGCGCGAAGCGCGGCATGTCGAGCTTCTTCGGCGTGTAGCTCGACTCCACGTCTATGATCGGCACCTGGCCCGAGGCCTTGATGGCCGCGATGCGCTTGCGCCACATGGCCTTGAGCGCGGAGATGTCGAAGGGCACGGGGGCCAGCGGCGCGTCGTCCAGCCCCACGTCTCCGGGCAGCGGCCCGAACTCCTGCCCGGATGCGGCGTGCGGCGCGCAAAGCGCGGCGGAAAACGCGAAGACGACGAGGAAGACGACGGGGAAGGCGGCCGAAACGCGGCGGGAAACGGACCTGGCGGAACGTGCGGGCTGCATCGCTGGCGATCCTTTGCCGCGAGAAGCGGCGCTTGGAGGACGATTCCCCTTCCCTAGCGGAAGCCGGGACAGGCCGCAATCGGAGCGTGATCGGCCTGAGAGGTCAGGCGCCGCAGCTGCGGCCGAGCAGCTCCATGTAGTCGAGCTCCATTGCCACCATCTCGGAATCCCCTTTGCGCAGCCACTCGGAGAGCCAGGCGAAGCGGGAGGCGAGGATGGCCGCGGGAAGGAGCGGACGCAGGCTCGCGGGCAGGAGTCCCTCGGCGGCCAGGCGGCGCAGCATGGCCGCGCCCGCGCCGCGGCGGAAGGTGTCCGGATTCTCGATGCCCAGGCAGCCGAGCGTGTTGGCGATGTCGTAGAGCGCGTGGCGCAAGCCCGCGAATTCCCAGTCGATGACCGCGAGGATGCGGCCGCCGCGCCAGACGGCGTTTTGCGGGTGCAGGTCGCCGTGGCAGAGGACGCGCGGAAGCTCCGGCTCCTGGTCGAGGAAGGGCCGGACGGCAACGGCCAGGGCGGCCGCGCGGACGTGGATGTCCGGGGCATGGCGGCGCACGTCCGAAAGGAGCTTGTCCACGTACGCGGCCGGGGAGAATGCGCCCAGATCCTCCGGCATGGTCCCCATGTCCCCGGAAGCCGATGCCGCCTGCGCGGCCCGAGCGAGACGCGCAAGGACGTCCGCCAGCTCCTCGCCCGGCAGGTCCTGCGCGGTGTAGCCTGGCGCGTCCAGCGGCTCGCCCGCGACAAAGGGAGAGATCTGCCATAGCGCGCCCCCGTCTCCGTCGTCGCGCGCGACGTATCTGCCGCCGTTGAATCCGTCGGTGAATCCGGCTGTGAATCCGTCGGCGCACGGCCTGTAGGCGCAGGCCTGCGCAAGCCCGGCCGCCGCAAGCGCGGCCAGCAGGCGCCCTAGAGCCTCGCGCCGCGCGGCCTGCCCGGGCGCAATGCGCTCGAGCACCCACAGCCCCCCGCCCGCATCCT
Protein-coding regions in this window:
- a CDS encoding phosphotransferase; this translates as MNDPLAPWNLGFGRERPDLFIPGSPERCIARRVVEDAGGGLWVLERIAPGQAARREALGRLLAALAAAGLAQACAYRPCADGFTAGFTDGFNGGRYVARDDGDGGALWQISPFVAGEPLDAPGYTAQDLPGEELADVLARLARAAQAASASGDMGTMPEDLGAFSPAAYVDKLLSDVRRHAPDIHVRAAALAVAVRPFLDQEPELPRVLCHGDLHPQNAVWRGGRILAVIDWEFAGLRHALYDIANTLGCLGIENPDTFRRGAGAAMLRRLAAEGLLPASLRPLLPAAILASRFAWLSEWLRKGDSEMVAMELDYMELLGRSCGA